Proteins from a genomic interval of Rhodothermus marinus:
- a CDS encoding TonB-dependent receptor encodes MNRRTAGRNAILWLLLTLVGALPARGQGSIAGTVRDERGEPLPGVNVVVVGTSYGAATDLDGRFRIDGLRPGEYSVRVSYVGFETVLFTGVRVRDGETTTLDVTLREQVVVGEEVVVVGERPLVDVEQSSSAYIVSREQIEAAPLRSVQEVVGQQAGVLRDPTGLYIRGGRAYETGYYVDGVSARDPLAGTGFGLDLGTNAFQEVEVITGGLDARYGDVTSGVVSIQTREGGERLSGSFTHKRDNFGSLNESWGSNFHEDLYELTLGGPLGTDRLRFFVAGQVQLSDGFTRHVSDPDSVRSSLVKWDFLLPRTGNRWNGFLKLTYTPWPGLKLQAAYQRSLTVNQNTRMLQVTGNEAVVAPGFQYAFILQPENANTFAHDNVLAYVKASHVINERSFYEIQISRLFTRLRADANGRRWRPRAVTTELDPRSIVTYPATIFVDENGQPFDPNALFVLPGPGLYNNGGIATRFHDHFAEEWTLLGTYTLFSTDRNRRLNAGLELKFNDYQWIDIIRPWVGAPIGSEAAEATGRLGESADIWRVKPRRGALFTTGQVRYRGLILNAGLRLEWWSPGRYVDRLVDDPRAPILETVRRAYKDDTVPFFGLRTKFFLLPRLRVSFPIRENQVLFFNYGRATRLPHPTFVYAGLDPFYQDRSFFADLGNPNLNPEVDISYELGLRYQVTSNDVLSVTAFWRDKFDFITIENVIIRDPTGRETVRAFRINGDFARVRGLEVSYLKRIGDWFLGQMAGSFSRATGLSSTNNDALVQFLARGDIENTFETPLAWDRPIDLKASVTLTYDRPRPLLGLPGLNRLQLFLSTTFRSGQRYTPAEFKGYQTNPFTGEANWRPIYEIVSDPAARYSRIGAPWWWFDLALRRRIRLAGNDLELSVEITNLFNQKNSVIVNPVTGKAYPDVDPEKTDFTKLRGNRDFDVPINVRDPRYEDPTTTGLPPFNPARFLPPRHVMFGISYAF; translated from the coding sequence ATGAACCGACGGACAGCCGGACGCAACGCGATCCTGTGGTTGCTGCTGACGCTGGTCGGGGCCCTGCCGGCCCGCGGCCAGGGAAGCATTGCGGGCACCGTGCGTGACGAGCGCGGCGAGCCGCTGCCCGGCGTGAACGTGGTGGTGGTCGGCACCAGCTACGGGGCGGCCACCGACCTGGACGGACGCTTCCGTATCGATGGATTGCGGCCGGGCGAGTACTCGGTGCGCGTCTCCTACGTGGGATTCGAGACCGTGCTCTTCACCGGCGTGCGCGTCCGCGACGGCGAGACGACCACGCTGGACGTTACGCTCCGGGAGCAGGTGGTGGTCGGCGAAGAGGTGGTGGTCGTGGGCGAGCGGCCGCTGGTGGACGTCGAACAGTCGTCGAGCGCCTACATCGTCTCGCGTGAGCAGATCGAGGCAGCGCCGCTGCGTTCGGTGCAGGAGGTGGTGGGCCAGCAGGCCGGCGTCCTGCGCGATCCGACGGGCCTGTACATCCGCGGCGGCCGCGCCTACGAGACCGGCTACTACGTGGACGGCGTCTCGGCCCGCGACCCGCTGGCCGGCACCGGCTTCGGGCTCGACCTGGGCACGAACGCCTTCCAGGAAGTGGAGGTGATCACCGGCGGACTGGACGCCCGCTACGGCGACGTCACTTCGGGCGTGGTCTCGATCCAGACCCGTGAGGGCGGCGAGCGTCTTTCGGGTAGCTTCACGCACAAACGGGATAACTTCGGGAGCCTGAACGAAAGCTGGGGCAGCAACTTCCACGAAGACCTCTACGAGTTGACGCTGGGCGGACCGCTCGGCACCGACCGGCTTCGCTTTTTCGTGGCCGGTCAGGTGCAGCTCTCCGACGGCTTTACCCGGCACGTATCGGATCCCGACTCGGTGCGCTCGTCGCTGGTGAAGTGGGACTTCCTGCTGCCCCGCACGGGCAACCGCTGGAATGGCTTTCTGAAACTGACCTACACGCCCTGGCCGGGACTGAAGCTGCAGGCCGCCTACCAGCGCTCGCTGACGGTCAACCAGAACACGCGCATGCTGCAGGTGACGGGCAACGAGGCCGTGGTGGCACCCGGCTTCCAGTATGCCTTCATCCTGCAGCCTGAAAACGCCAACACGTTCGCCCACGACAACGTGCTGGCCTACGTGAAGGCCTCGCACGTGATCAACGAGCGCTCCTTCTACGAAATCCAGATCAGCCGTCTCTTTACCCGGCTTCGGGCCGATGCGAACGGGCGACGCTGGCGCCCCCGTGCCGTTACCACCGAGCTGGACCCGCGAAGCATCGTCACCTACCCGGCCACGATCTTCGTGGACGAAAACGGCCAGCCCTTCGACCCCAACGCGCTCTTCGTGTTGCCCGGCCCCGGCCTGTACAACAACGGCGGGATCGCCACGCGCTTCCACGATCACTTTGCCGAGGAGTGGACGCTGCTGGGCACCTACACGCTGTTTTCGACGGACCGCAACCGGCGGCTGAATGCCGGACTGGAGCTGAAATTCAACGACTACCAGTGGATCGACATCATCCGGCCCTGGGTGGGGGCGCCCATCGGCTCCGAAGCGGCGGAAGCGACCGGACGCCTCGGTGAAAGCGCCGACATCTGGCGCGTCAAACCGCGCCGCGGTGCACTCTTTACGACGGGCCAGGTGCGTTACCGGGGCCTGATCCTGAACGCCGGGCTTCGGCTGGAATGGTGGTCGCCGGGGCGGTACGTGGACCGGCTCGTGGACGATCCGCGCGCGCCGATTCTGGAGACCGTCCGCCGGGCCTACAAGGACGACACGGTGCCGTTTTTCGGGCTCCGGACCAAGTTCTTCCTGCTGCCGCGCCTTCGCGTCTCGTTCCCCATTCGCGAAAATCAGGTGCTCTTTTTCAACTACGGGCGCGCAACGCGCCTGCCGCACCCGACCTTCGTCTATGCCGGGCTCGATCCGTTCTACCAGGACCGCTCGTTCTTTGCCGACCTGGGCAATCCGAACCTGAATCCGGAGGTGGACATCTCCTACGAGCTGGGGCTTCGCTACCAGGTCACGAGCAACGACGTGCTGAGCGTGACGGCCTTCTGGCGGGACAAGTTCGACTTTATCACGATCGAAAACGTGATCATCCGCGACCCGACCGGCCGCGAGACGGTACGCGCCTTCCGTATCAACGGCGATTTTGCCCGCGTGCGTGGTCTGGAGGTCAGCTACCTGAAGCGCATCGGCGACTGGTTCCTGGGCCAGATGGCCGGCTCGTTTTCGCGGGCCACCGGCTTGAGCTCGACGAACAACGACGCGCTCGTGCAATTTCTGGCCCGGGGCGACATCGAAAACACCTTCGAAACGCCGCTGGCCTGGGACCGACCGATCGATCTAAAGGCCAGCGTCACGCTCACCTACGATCGGCCGCGGCCGCTGCTGGGCCTGCCCGGATTGAACCGGCTGCAACTGTTCCTTTCGACGACGTTCCGGAGCGGCCAGCGCTACACGCCCGCCGAATTCAAAGGCTACCAGACGAATCCCTTCACGGGCGAGGCGAACTGGCGGCCCATCTACGAGATCGTCTCGGATCCGGCCGCCCGCTACAGCCGCATCGGAGCGCCCTGGTGGTGGTTCGATCTGGCCCTGCGCCGTCGCATCCGACTGGCTGGCAACGACCTGGAGCTTTCCGTCGAGATCACAAATCTGTTCAATCAGAAAAACAGCGTGATCGTCAATCCGGTGACGGGTAAAGCCTATCCGGATGTCGATCCGGAGAAGACCGATTTTACGAAGCTTCGGGGCAATCGAGACTTCGATGTGCCCATCAACGTGCGCGATCCGCGCTACGAGGATCCGACCACGACCGGGTTGCCGCCGTTCAACCCGGCGCGTTTCCTGCCGCCGCGCCATGTGATGTTTGGAATCTCCTATGCGTTCTGA
- a CDS encoding PorV/PorQ family protein — MRSERMTRICLLLALLLGAFGEARAQLLPSYGRDRAGTSGFQFLKIPVDARSAALGETVVAEAFDASALFWNPALAAQIENVQVGVGHTAYFVDIRLDYLSLIYPLRWGGLTLGLSLEALDSGEMPVTTEFEPYGTGEMFSFRDLALGLSVAQPLTDLFSYGITARYVRESVAELVTQTLLFDLGIFYRVGDTGVQMAVAIRHFGFDGRPEGKLARTVIAQTGPAKRAADPEPIATTPDPSVRIETEFETITPPTTFLLGVSYTLLRDNPQHRLTLLGQLTNPNDNAETFNVGAEYTWNHTLMVRMGYRFGVEEFRTPALGVGLRLPELVAGVQARFDYGFQHLERLGTVHRVGLNLEL; from the coding sequence ATGCGTTCTGAGCGAATGACACGGATCTGCCTGCTGCTGGCACTGCTGCTCGGGGCGTTCGGCGAGGCCCGGGCGCAGCTCCTGCCGTCCTACGGGCGAGATCGGGCCGGCACGTCGGGCTTCCAGTTTCTGAAGATTCCGGTGGATGCCCGCTCGGCCGCGCTGGGCGAGACGGTGGTGGCCGAGGCATTCGACGCTTCGGCGCTGTTCTGGAATCCGGCGCTGGCCGCGCAGATCGAAAACGTGCAGGTGGGCGTCGGCCACACCGCCTATTTCGTGGACATCCGGCTCGACTACCTGTCGCTGATCTATCCGCTCCGCTGGGGCGGGCTGACGCTGGGGCTGAGCCTGGAGGCGCTCGACTCGGGCGAGATGCCGGTGACGACCGAGTTCGAGCCCTATGGCACCGGCGAGATGTTCAGCTTCCGGGACCTGGCGCTGGGGCTGAGCGTGGCGCAGCCGCTCACGGACCTGTTCAGCTACGGCATCACGGCCCGCTACGTGCGCGAGAGTGTGGCCGAGCTGGTCACGCAGACGCTTCTGTTCGACCTGGGCATTTTCTACCGGGTGGGCGATACCGGCGTGCAGATGGCCGTGGCGATCCGGCATTTCGGGTTTGACGGCCGCCCTGAGGGCAAACTGGCGCGTACGGTGATCGCGCAGACGGGTCCGGCCAAGCGGGCTGCCGATCCGGAGCCGATTGCGACGACGCCGGATCCGAGCGTGCGCATCGAAACCGAGTTCGAGACCATCACGCCGCCCACTACGTTTCTGCTGGGCGTCAGCTACACGCTGCTCCGGGACAACCCGCAACATCGTCTAACGCTGCTGGGCCAGCTCACCAACCCGAACGACAACGCCGAGACCTTCAACGTGGGGGCCGAATACACCTGGAATCACACGCTGATGGTGCGGATGGGCTATCGGTTCGGCGTCGAGGAATTCCGCACCCCCGCGCTGGGCGTAGGGCTTCGATTGCCCGAACTGGTGGCCGGAGTGCAGGCCCGCTTTGACTACGGGTTCCAGCATCTGGAACGCCTCGGCACGGTGCATCGCGTGGGGCTTAATCTGGAGTTGTGA
- a CDS encoding endonuclease/exonuclease/phosphatase family protein — MKRALLVLLLGWVLPAWAQIPSVGTSATLEVGTWNVEWFGDPDNGPSDEARQQANVRAVIAQSGIDLWALQEVSDPAAFQALLDSLGSDYEGVLGETASPGVTQRLAFVYRRDVVQRRRVERILTEFAEAFAFRPPLLLEAAVHLPDTTVVVTFITLHMKAGSGLDDYDRRREAAQRLKSRLDLLYGTRPVIVLGDWNDELHASILTGLPSPYENFRSDTDDYRFLTEALDAADLPTWCGNSSTCRTGSTLDHILITDELFDAYEESSADRFTALLDAIPGYVFSTSDHLPVYARFRFRGASGVAVSGEPEIALQLYPNPARGQVRVVWEGRGAPVAIRVWDVLGRLVRRWERPAGVGQVRFYIDLEGLAAGVYRVEVAEGDRRVSRTLIRLP, encoded by the coding sequence ATGAAGCGCGCGCTGCTCGTCCTGCTGCTCGGCTGGGTCCTTCCGGCGTGGGCGCAGATCCCCTCGGTGGGCACATCCGCCACGCTGGAGGTGGGCACCTGGAACGTGGAGTGGTTCGGCGATCCGGATAACGGCCCCTCGGACGAAGCGCGGCAGCAGGCGAACGTCCGCGCCGTCATCGCGCAGAGTGGGATCGACCTCTGGGCCCTGCAGGAGGTGAGCGACCCGGCCGCCTTTCAGGCATTGCTCGATAGTCTGGGAAGCGATTACGAAGGCGTGCTGGGCGAAACGGCCTCGCCGGGCGTGACGCAGCGGCTGGCTTTCGTCTACCGCCGCGACGTGGTGCAGCGCCGACGCGTCGAACGAATCCTGACCGAGTTCGCCGAAGCGTTCGCCTTCCGGCCGCCACTTTTGCTGGAAGCTGCCGTACACCTGCCCGATACGACGGTCGTAGTCACCTTCATCACGCTGCACATGAAAGCCGGGAGCGGTCTGGACGACTACGACCGACGGCGCGAAGCGGCACAGCGTCTGAAAAGCCGGCTCGATCTGCTCTATGGCACCCGTCCCGTCATCGTGCTGGGCGACTGGAACGACGAGCTGCACGCGTCGATCCTCACAGGCCTGCCGTCGCCCTATGAAAACTTCCGCTCCGATACCGACGATTACCGCTTTCTGACCGAAGCGCTGGACGCGGCCGACCTGCCCACCTGGTGCGGCAACAGCAGTACGTGCCGGACGGGATCGACACTTGACCACATCCTGATCACCGACGAACTGTTCGACGCCTACGAGGAAAGTTCGGCGGACCGTTTTACGGCGCTGCTCGATGCAATCCCGGGTTACGTGTTTTCCACGTCGGACCACCTGCCGGTTTATGCCCGCTTTCGGTTTCGGGGGGCGTCCGGCGTGGCCGTTTCCGGCGAGCCGGAGATTGCCCTGCAACTGTACCCCAATCCTGCACGCGGCCAGGTCCGGGTCGTCTGGGAAGGCCGGGGGGCGCCGGTCGCAATTCGAGTATGGGATGTGCTCGGACGTCTGGTGCGTCGGTGGGAGCGACCGGCGGGCGTCGGTCAGGTGCGGTTTTACATCGATCTGGAAGGGCTGGCAGCCGGAGTGTATCGGGTCGAGGTGGCGGAGGGCGATCGGCGCGTCAGTCGGACGTTGATCCGGCTTCCGTAG
- a CDS encoding dipeptidase, translating to MLMRLAFLLLLLAPACRAQTPTPTPPLPADTLRAEDGGPVALPPPRYHALLRLDTLWARVLALHYRTLVFDGHIDTPTRMLEGFDFGRRHRRADGHVDLPRMFEGGLDAAFFSIYVPAAYGEGAAAVRYARRLIAEVRRQVAAHADSVALAYSAADVLRITRSGRKAILLGLEGGHALAGSVDTLRALYEAGIRYVTLTHVNTNRLADASQDRPRWNGLSKEGRRIVRAMNRLGMLIDLSHASDATFFDVLAISEAPVILSHSSMRALVPAVRNASDEMLRALARNGGVVLINFFDALVNPHLTADVYAEAERRTGGNLRQLWNAVYAVRRERGLPGATLEDVLDHIDHAVQVAGIDHVGLGSDFDGVFDLPAGLEDVTRLPWITYGLYRRGYSETDIQKILGGNLLRVLREAERVASRLQATEAGSTSD from the coding sequence ATGCTGATGCGTCTCGCGTTTTTGCTGCTGTTGCTGGCGCCGGCCTGTCGGGCCCAGACGCCCACGCCGACGCCGCCTCTCCCGGCCGACACGCTCCGGGCCGAGGACGGTGGTCCCGTTGCGCTACCGCCACCCCGCTACCACGCCCTGCTGCGTCTGGACACACTCTGGGCACGGGTGCTGGCGCTCCACTACCGCACGCTGGTCTTCGACGGGCACATCGACACGCCCACCCGCATGCTGGAGGGCTTCGACTTCGGACGACGCCACCGCCGGGCCGACGGTCACGTGGACCTGCCCCGCATGTTCGAAGGCGGACTCGACGCCGCGTTCTTTTCGATCTATGTACCCGCCGCCTACGGCGAAGGCGCGGCGGCCGTCCGCTACGCCCGTCGCCTGATCGCCGAAGTGCGCCGCCAGGTGGCCGCCCACGCCGACAGCGTCGCGCTCGCCTACTCGGCCGCCGACGTGCTGCGCATCACACGAAGCGGCCGCAAAGCGATCCTGCTGGGGCTCGAAGGCGGCCACGCACTGGCCGGCTCGGTGGACACGCTCCGGGCGCTTTACGAAGCCGGCATTCGGTATGTCACGCTCACGCACGTCAACACGAATCGGCTGGCCGATGCCTCCCAGGATCGCCCGCGCTGGAACGGCCTCAGCAAAGAAGGCCGCCGGATCGTCCGCGCAATGAACCGCCTCGGCATGCTCATCGACCTATCGCACGCGTCCGACGCGACCTTCTTCGACGTGCTGGCCATCTCCGAGGCCCCCGTCATTCTCTCGCATTCCTCGATGCGGGCGCTGGTGCCCGCCGTCCGCAACGCCAGCGACGAAATGCTCCGGGCGCTGGCTCGCAACGGCGGCGTCGTGCTCATCAACTTCTTCGACGCGCTGGTCAATCCGCACCTGACGGCCGACGTCTACGCCGAGGCCGAGCGCCGCACAGGCGGCAACCTGCGCCAGCTCTGGAATGCTGTCTATGCGGTCCGGCGCGAGCGGGGTCTGCCGGGCGCCACGCTCGAAGACGTGCTCGACCATATCGACCACGCCGTGCAGGTGGCGGGGATCGACCACGTCGGGCTGGGCTCGGACTTCGACGGCGTGTTCGACCTGCCCGCCGGACTCGAAGACGTGACGCGTCTGCCCTGGATCACCTACGGCCTCTACCGCCGCGGCTACTCCGAGACGGACATTCAGAAAATCCTGGGCGGCAATTTGCTGCGCGTGCTGCGCGAAGCCGAACGCGTCGCCTCCCGCCTTCAGGCTACGGAAGCCGGATCAACGTCCGACTGA
- a CDS encoding DJ-1/PfpI family protein yields the protein MAAKRILMIVGDFGEDYEIMVPFQALQAVGFQVDAVCPGKRKGEKVRTAVHDFEGDQTYSEKPGHNFQLNATFDEIRPEDYDALVIPGGRAPEYLRLNNRVLEIVRHFAQNNKPIAAICHGLQILTAADVLKGRRCTAYPAVGPEVKAAGGEYVEVPVDEVVVDGNLVTAPAWPAHPRWLAEFFKVLGLRIEHEEAAMA from the coding sequence ATGGCTGCCAAGCGAATTCTGATGATCGTCGGGGACTTCGGCGAGGACTACGAGATCATGGTCCCCTTCCAGGCGCTGCAGGCCGTCGGTTTCCAGGTCGATGCCGTCTGCCCGGGCAAGCGGAAAGGCGAAAAGGTCCGCACCGCCGTCCATGATTTCGAAGGCGACCAGACCTACTCCGAAAAGCCCGGCCACAACTTCCAGCTCAACGCCACCTTCGACGAGATCCGTCCGGAGGACTACGACGCGCTGGTGATTCCGGGTGGCCGGGCGCCCGAGTACCTGCGCCTGAACAACCGCGTGCTGGAGATCGTCCGCCACTTCGCTCAGAACAACAAGCCGATCGCGGCCATCTGCCACGGGCTGCAGATCCTGACGGCGGCCGACGTGCTGAAGGGCCGCCGCTGCACGGCCTACCCGGCCGTCGGTCCCGAGGTGAAGGCGGCCGGTGGCGAGTACGTCGAGGTGCCGGTCGATGAGGTCGTGGTGGACGGCAACCTGGTGACGGCGCCAGCCTGGCCGGCCCATCCGCGCTGGCTGGCCGAATTCTTCAAGGTGCTCGGGCTGCGCATCGAACACGAGGAAGCCGCCATGGCCTGA
- a CDS encoding DoxX family protein has product MWRDPEKRRDLGLLIVRIGLGLTFLFIHGGPKLLGGPERWARVGGAMQGFGIDFAPTFWGLVAALSEAVGGGLLLLLGLFFPWALIFPTLTLLVAALGHLTGLIPGGPWYPLELAIVFIALMLTGPGRYSLDARRARQQVTIS; this is encoded by the coding sequence ATGTGGCGTGATCCTGAAAAGCGTCGCGATCTGGGCCTGTTGATCGTGCGGATCGGTCTGGGCCTGACGTTTCTGTTCATCCACGGCGGTCCCAAACTGCTGGGCGGACCGGAGCGCTGGGCGCGCGTCGGTGGTGCCATGCAGGGCTTCGGGATCGACTTTGCGCCGACCTTCTGGGGTCTGGTAGCCGCGCTCTCGGAGGCGGTCGGTGGCGGTCTGTTGCTCCTGCTGGGCCTGTTCTTCCCCTGGGCCTTGATTTTCCCGACGCTCACGCTCCTGGTGGCCGCGCTCGGACACCTGACGGGCCTGATCCCCGGCGGTCCCTGGTATCCACTGGAGCTGGCCATTGTCTTCATCGCTCTGATGCTCACGGGTCCCGGCCGCTACAGCCTCGACGCGCGCCGCGCCCGCCAACAGGTAACGATTTCGTAA
- a CDS encoding DUF2283 domain-containing protein, which yields MRLKIDEQADALYLALSDQPVAYTEEVAPGILLDYNKDGQVVGIELLYLSRRVATEELRRLLFESVPAGGETS from the coding sequence ATGAGGCTGAAAATTGACGAACAGGCCGATGCGCTTTATCTGGCGCTAAGTGATCAGCCGGTTGCCTATACGGAAGAGGTAGCTCCCGGAATTCTGCTCGATTATAACAAGGACGGACAGGTGGTCGGCATAGAATTGCTCTACCTGTCGCGGCGCGTTGCTACCGAAGAACTGCGCCGCCTGCTGTTCGAGTCGGTTCCGGCCGGCGGCGAGACGTCCTGA
- a CDS encoding PA0069 family radical SAM protein, which translates to MAQLPAPKGRGAAFNPPSRFEPRHLEPDPEAIIREETPYRVPTTILEDHTRSALARNDSPDIPFNFGLNPYRGCEHGCAYCYARTYHEYLGFSAGLDFETKIVVKRDIARLLEQTLRRPSWEPQPISLSGVTDPYQPLERRLRLTRACLDVLLRYRNPVVIVTKNALIRRDLDLLAEMARQELVLVWISVTSLKPDITARLEPRTARPALRLKTIEALSRAGVPVGVLAAPIIPGLTDEELPAILEAAARAGARWAGYTLLRLPGAVREIFLDALRRHFPERYDRVVRRLEAMRGPSLNDTRAGRRLHGSGKEADLLAQLFHLTCRRLGLNRTRPVLRTDRFRRDGAQLSLFEQERP; encoded by the coding sequence ATGGCCCAGCTTCCAGCCCCCAAAGGCCGCGGGGCGGCCTTCAATCCGCCGAGCCGCTTCGAACCACGCCATCTGGAACCGGACCCGGAGGCGATCATCCGGGAAGAAACGCCCTACCGGGTACCCACGACCATCCTGGAAGACCACACGCGCTCGGCGCTCGCCCGCAACGACAGCCCGGACATCCCCTTCAACTTCGGGCTGAATCCCTATCGGGGCTGCGAGCACGGCTGCGCCTACTGCTACGCCCGCACCTATCACGAATACCTGGGCTTTTCGGCCGGACTGGACTTCGAGACGAAGATCGTCGTCAAACGCGACATTGCCCGCCTGCTCGAACAGACGCTCCGCCGCCCTTCCTGGGAGCCACAGCCCATTTCGCTCTCCGGCGTGACGGATCCCTACCAGCCGCTCGAACGCCGCCTGCGGCTGACGCGGGCCTGTCTGGACGTGCTGCTGCGCTATCGCAACCCGGTGGTGATCGTCACGAAAAACGCGCTCATCCGGCGCGACCTGGACCTGCTCGCCGAAATGGCCCGCCAGGAGCTGGTGCTCGTGTGGATCTCGGTCACCAGCCTGAAGCCGGACATCACGGCCCGCCTGGAGCCGCGCACGGCACGTCCGGCGCTGCGCCTGAAGACCATCGAAGCGTTGAGCCGGGCCGGCGTGCCCGTGGGCGTGCTGGCCGCCCCGATCATCCCCGGGTTGACCGACGAAGAGCTGCCGGCCATCCTGGAGGCGGCCGCCCGCGCCGGGGCCCGCTGGGCCGGCTACACGCTGCTCCGCCTGCCCGGAGCCGTACGCGAGATCTTTCTGGATGCACTCCGGCGTCACTTCCCCGAACGCTACGACCGCGTCGTGCGCCGCCTCGAAGCCATGCGTGGCCCTTCGCTCAACGACACGCGCGCCGGCCGCCGCCTGCACGGATCGGGCAAGGAGGCCGACCTGCTGGCTCAGCTTTTCCACCTGACGTGCCGACGACTGGGCCTCAACCGAACGCGCCCCGTGCTCCGCACCGACCGCTTCCGCCGCGACGGCGCCCAGCTCTCCCTGTTCGAGCAGGAAAGGCCCTGA
- a CDS encoding 2-oxoacid:ferredoxin oxidoreductase subunit beta, producing the protein MPPGAKPAGDGKPRLTRKDFASDQDVRWCPGCGDYAILATVQRLLPELDVPRENIVFISGIGCSSRFPYYMNTYGMHSIHGRAPAIATGLKASRPELDVWIITGDGDALSIGGNHLIHILRRNLNVQILLFNNQIYGLTKGQYSPTSEEGKITKSSPYGSIDHPFNPVALALGADATFVARSMDRDTKHLQEMLRRAHDHRGAAFVEIYQNCNIFNDGAFFQFTERDTKPHRALFLEHGKPLVFDEGRKGIRLDGFRPEVIDLTDGRWSLDDCLVYDETNRELAHIMARIFFRPDLPQPFGVFYREERPTYEDLLHRQIAEVTARKGKGDLQALLQSGDTWVIEPEPAEATE; encoded by the coding sequence ATGCCGCCGGGGGCCAAACCGGCCGGCGACGGCAAGCCGCGCTTGACCCGCAAGGACTTCGCCTCGGATCAGGACGTGCGCTGGTGCCCGGGCTGCGGGGACTATGCCATCCTGGCCACCGTCCAGCGTCTGCTGCCCGAGCTGGACGTGCCCCGCGAGAACATCGTGTTCATCAGCGGGATCGGCTGCTCCAGCCGTTTCCCCTACTACATGAACACCTACGGCATGCACTCTATCCACGGCCGGGCACCGGCCATCGCCACGGGCCTGAAGGCCAGCCGGCCGGAGCTGGACGTGTGGATCATCACGGGCGACGGCGACGCCCTCTCGATCGGCGGCAACCACCTGATCCACATCCTGCGCCGCAACCTGAACGTGCAGATTCTGCTGTTCAACAACCAGATCTACGGCCTCACGAAGGGTCAGTACAGCCCGACCTCGGAAGAAGGCAAAATCACGAAAAGCTCGCCCTACGGCTCGATCGACCACCCCTTCAATCCGGTGGCGCTGGCACTGGGGGCCGACGCAACGTTCGTGGCCCGCTCCATGGACCGCGACACGAAGCACCTGCAGGAAATGCTCCGCCGGGCGCACGACCACCGGGGCGCCGCCTTCGTCGAGATCTACCAGAACTGCAACATCTTCAATGATGGCGCCTTCTTCCAGTTTACCGAGCGCGACACGAAGCCGCACCGGGCGCTCTTCCTGGAGCACGGCAAGCCGCTCGTCTTCGACGAAGGCCGCAAGGGGATCCGGCTCGACGGCTTCCGGCCCGAGGTGATCGACCTGACCGACGGCCGGTGGTCCCTCGACGACTGCCTCGTCTACGACGAGACGAACCGCGAACTGGCGCACATCATGGCGCGAATCTTCTTCCGGCCCGACCTGCCGCAACCCTTTGGCGTCTTCTACCGGGAGGAGCGGCCCACCTACGAGGACCTGCTGCACCGCCAGATCGCCGAAGTGACGGCGCGCAAGGGCAAAGGCGACCTGCAGGCCCTGCTCCAGAGCGGCGACACCTGGGTCATCGAACCCGAACCGGCCGAAGCCACCGAATAA